CGGGGTTCTCTCTCACTGTTTATGATATAAGGAAAGAACCTTTGGCTGAGATGGAGAAACTGGGAGTCAAGGTAGCCAAAAGCGCTAAAGAACTTGGACAGCAATGTGACACCATCGTGGTGATGGTTCTTAACTATCCCCAGATTAAAGAAGTCGTTTTCCCTCCAGAGGGAGTACTGGGTGGAATGAAAAATGGCTCAACTCTTATAATCACGAGTACGATTTCACCTCTGGAAATGGCTGAGGTAGAAAAAGTAGCCAGTAAGAGCGGTGTGGCTGTTATTGATTCACCGGTTAGCGGAGGGCATGAGCGAGCTGTAGAAGGCACTCTGGTATTAATGGCGGGAGCGGAGGAAAAGGTGTTTAAAGAAAATGAGCCTCTCTTAAAATCTATGGGAAAACACGTCTATTATACCGGTGGTGTAGGGAAGGGTCAGACAGTCAAAATGATTAACCAGCTTCTGGTTGGTGCCTACCAAGT
This genomic window from Chloroflexota bacterium contains:
- a CDS encoding NAD(P)-dependent oxidoreductase; translated protein: MTQAGGKKIGFIGLGSMGKPMATNISKAGFSLTVYDIRKEPLAEMEKLGVKVAKSAKELGQQCDTIVVMVLNYPQIKEVVFPPEGVLGGMKNGSTLIITSTISPLEMAEVEKVASKSGVAVIDSPVSGGHERAVEGTLVLMAGAEEKVFKENEPLLKSMGKHVYYTGGVGKGQTVKMINQLLVGAYQVAAAEALIMAKKLGMDLKVLHEIISNSLGDSAIWRMFGSRMINRDFEPRGAINTMSKDMRSIMQTAVDLSTPIFISSIPYQVFEMAESRGLGGKDVAAIITIFEEYAGIKMSD